The following nucleotide sequence is from Aedes aegypti strain LVP_AGWG chromosome 3, AaegL5.0 Primary Assembly, whole genome shotgun sequence.
ttttgtatggaaatccgaaaatttgcaCAGAATTTTGGTGGGTCGAAAATTATTGCTTTTCTCCTAGTAGCGTTTTGATAGCGAGACAGCCGATTTTTTGTTACTGGATTGATattgaaaatgacatattctTCCATGTATTtctgattcaaaataattaccctAATCGTAGCATAAACTTCTTGAGTATTCCAGGTGTTTCCCAGATTGAAAAAAATTCCCTTATAATACATGCCAGGTTTTCCAAGTTTtctaggtagtagacaccctagGTATatttagaacaaaaaaaaattaagtctgtctgaacactggACCAATTGGATGTTCTACAAGTGAGAAAAATACAACGGGGCATGTGTCCTGTATGTTCGGCCACTTATTCAAGTAAACCTTCAAGTAAACtagcaaatgaaaatttgaaccaAAATCTTTCAGGCacgtaaaacaaatattttctatGGGATTCGTGCTTAAAAGTTAATGCAAGTGTCCGGCCAATGCGgaaatatttgatattttctAATCTGTAAAGACAGTCATGCAAACTGATAACTGTCCAATAGATATTGTATGGGagcgggccatttggcataaagccatttggcataaggtcatttgacataacgccgtttggcataatggacatttggcataacggtcatttggcataatttttaacTAGTGACAgatattaatgtgatccttctacatatcgttcatataacagtaagaatagaaaagacagtttttgtacataactcattaaTCAAAGCAGTACCTAGTCGTTacatcgttcgtttatgtcaattTAAAAATCAAGCATTCGTGATTATAATTTGGTtgccaaatcaaagtgatattgatagctcgcaactgATATTAATAGTTTACGTAAATCAGCCATACGCTGTTATGACTGATATTGAGCAACTccgatcatttgctacaactttgctgaacataccaactcacTTTGCCTATACTTCACTCTTGTGATCATCGTAAACAATTTTTGATGCGTAcactttgtagtactgaaaattcggtgtccggccatttgtccgaatgccgtttggccgaatcatgaacaTAATAATCAAATCACAACTCTTTTGATGTGTAGGTTTCctaagtgtggcccaataactgataagctTATTAAtgtgttgattttttatgatgtgacgggacgtaTTTTTTGTCACTCTAGAAGAGCTctaagagaatgataaaatcgacccgttaattcaggacgaagttgtgaactcctcacatcgcgtcaagactctgaggTGACGGTTAATTCGCCTCTGTATTACCACAGGTGTAATAAGgtttattgatttcatcagattatattccattttttgcacataggctattcttccaagttatactggtttcattactattgaAAATAGTTCAGCTTATATTTCAATTGGGAATTTTAACTTATTTAAATCATCggaagttctttgtagttgtactgataaaactattatatgcattacacttgcctaaattttcataagagatttttccttcttttgatcataggctgttctttcaagagtgaAGTATTTCTCATAGTTATTCatattaaagcttataataCGGGTATCAGGGGTAATATTCACCCCAGGAGTAAAACAACTTTTCGGGGATTCtataaatattttagaaaaatttaaacatttttctgGAAGTTTTCTGGATTTGTAAAATCACATGTTGTTGGTCACTCCTATCCGCTCTTGACGAATCTTTTccaaattttttataaataatcaTAAAAGGCACCgtggggttgttttgcctcaagggtgcatattaccccagattcTCTTAcgtctttttcaaaacattttttttacctcaacttgggtgagatgtcattctcctccaTGTTTAAGATTGCAACATGTGAACTGAACTTTGCACagttgcttgcgtatagcaatAAACGACTCGGGGAATACTAGAACTATGACATAAATTACTTAGTACGATCCGAGGGATCAAAGCAAcccgatccagcagaaggacgaataagtctTAAACCTTTTTAGTTAAGCCTGAtgcgctgctgacaagtaatttcgcggcctatcttgatgcatggtaaatttctgcaaggaatcgatcaagaatgcgttTTTTCTGagcgcagtacgcagttgaaaagagatgtcagttcaaacgggtgttgctgtaggaaatttctgcaaggaatcggcgagaaatttcttcagcgattcctgttcagcagcaaatcaggctttactGCCAAAAGCTAACTACAAACATCTGCAGGTAGCTATcaccgctagcagagaagtgaataactgcttacatttaggatgttcttctttcagcacgaACTGTTTCGGGAACTACTACTAAAAAGCTAATTATGTgtatgtatatcaatgatggtgTAACCTTCTCcatgaataagctgaataagttctttgaaattcattataaatccatgctaacagtagttcacttttgttttgaattttgaccgaacggcattcgaccaaatgacgttcggccaaatgacccggaaccgaaaattctgaacatattatcAGAAGCAACTATGGCTCTATAATCAATAAATTGAGACAAAAATcgcatgtccgcctaaattagcttcctggaccattATGCACTGGTTGATCGGGTTCGTCAGAACACGAAATGTTATTTAAAAGATAATTGTAGCAGCAATGTTGCtgcatttttttcttctgttttccAAAGTCATgaccttgttttcaatttcaaattaagaAATATTGCGTCACCGATTGACACCCTAGTTCATTTTCTGTTATCCTGTTTAGTCATGATATTTATCtagagatttacccttcttttaaacataaggTTTTCTTTCCAGAGTTATTGCTATAGCGATTCGACGCGTTATTTTTTATGTAGGAATTTGCCCTTCATGTTAAAATGACTTATTCTTTTGAGTAATATTACAAAAGTGCTATGTGAAAAAAGTATCTGCATTATTATACCAAATAACCCTTACTTAATATggtttgatattatgccaaatTTCCGATAAGCCAAATGACCTTTACTTCACATATggtttgatattatgccaaTTGATTCTTAATTTACACATGGcttgatattatgccaaatgtcagttatgccaaatgaccctttattttcacattgttcaaaattatgccaaatgaccgttatgccaaatgtcctttatgccaaatggcgttatgccaaatgacctatgccaaatggctttatgccaaattgcCCAGACCCTATTGTGTTATGgtgttcaaattaaaatataCTCTTTATTTCTGGAAAATGTCTAGGGCCCGGGAAAGAGGCTGTCCGGCATCCAGTCGTCCTTCtaagtttcttttttttttttactttcgcTGGCTTAGTAATCTTTCCGCATACCGCCGTTTCATATACGAGCGTTGGGTATATTTTTATAtctttacatacaaaggtatcgaccgtgataattttattttgaatttatttatcggcatatcggtctattttgctcgaagtaagagggagcatggagaagaaagcaatgaatactagatggataggtaggggaaatcagggtaaaaccgacactgtgggtaagctcgacaccctttgatgtttcatgttttgagcagattttcatgcagtttccacTACGCTCTATGTTAACtagtgaaatgttgtgtttcgaatgacattacaactgacgctaccaataaactgtcaaaataaacaacaaaatcatattggataacatagaaacaacagcagttgcaatatttcgttgttattctttaactatttcgcatgtgaaatttttaaattgtcattatttgttctgcatctacatcatcatttactattattacgttgatacaacatgaaggaaaaatattttttgggttTTCGACAGCTGcaaacgctattgaaaaataaatgtcaattcggggtaagatcgacactttcatttggggtaaaatcgacacctttctttgcttcataatctaactcCAGGGAGTCTTTGTAATCGGAAGACTATCTAtgtagtttatgtgagtctttattttcgaattccGGTGAAGTTCACAGATggcgaacttgttaacatgtaaaatatgacactatatgactggccacaagctatcattaagtattaataaaaataattctatgttatcacgtttcaacttaccgttttgattcatattacggacagcttcaaattccggacactctcgtttgtatgggaaacatttcacacgaaatgtttcaattttcgccgtccaaaagttctcattttcgaggctcgttttattaggttttttccatgaatatcattgcaaatttataatgcccaactaccttagacgtctcttaagtggttgaacgatttcaattgatgatttgactgttccattaatgattatcatgagctgtccgtaattcgaatcaaagcgtccggaatatgaggcaaaagtgagggagcgtccggaataagaatcataaaaaggccacacgttttgatttatttaaaattattcaagttgcggacgcgtattctttacccaccatccgaaagttaagggcttctgACGCTCCATAACGCtataaaatcatacagaatgatttattttgggttatacttcactgaggccttaagtgtccgtaatatgaatcaaaacggtatttgatgaagcttgaagaaatttttctcatttaaaattgcagaattaaaagaatttgaaatattttcacataaattaatcttattgtttatttaaaaacaatgaggttcgacagtttttattatctaaaaataattacacttttctgttttgttaaaataaaacagtatttattttcacaaccAACCATTCGCTACAACTTTATCTTCGTAAGCattccatgaacacaaattaataatatccatgtgtattcaccccaactttGTAATCTTAGCATGgcacatttgaaattttcacatatatttagtggatcttttctcctcaataatttacgtaatatgtgaataaccctttggaggaaggggtcataaatgtcgaaagtcatttttaaagcattcttttaaatatgcaatgtgatggtgatgttcacaacgtataaaCTCTACTCAAAGAggatgtgtcggttttaccccaacagggtgtcgatcttacccgcactctcaattgtctcacctaaaaatgatgtaatatcaatttgatttaaatcactatataactttaatatatcatccagcgatcgcaagaattgatagatttataaccaatatgtgtTTCTACAACAATTTCAGGTTCGTTTAACTAGCGAAAGTACATTAGTTTTATCAagaagcttagggtgtcggtttcaccccgaattcccctaccgtaagggaacggcgagagaaattggattagatgttgaggAGGGCATacccagtgttgaccagactcatttcctcgaaattcgaattgtgaagccatgaactgttataactgtgcgttgtattcctgtgatggagggggaggtggttgggcttgagtgttgcacatgggatccgacagtttcgatctcggtgggccgcaattcaagtttcggtgaaatgattcgcactcactcactcactcatttcatttcaccgaaacacgctaaacttgtcacgctcagaaatgagtgccgagtacacaaaatcagcctctcttcatgcagcacagattctgtgcaaagggggctgtacacagatttgtgcaaacggtggtaaacaaaccgaatgagtgaaatgcgcacagaggaggaaggcttggaatgcggaattcgcttccatttttgttttgcttctgaaaacataaaaaaacattcaaattttcaagttttcagagatttttcattcgaatagccgaagcggaagcaaatggggaaaaaacttccacatttgcgaccatcttctggcttttcgcctgaaaaaatcacagaaaacttcccatcttaccaacggccaactgtttgctgccgcgcgggagagaatgacagttccatttccatcgatccccgcacagccgaaggccaacacatcggctacacacagcatgagtgcgacttacacagaattttcactcagccagagagtcctgcattggttgcttcattctgtgtagtttttacacatgcgctgcgttgagcaggcttagcgtgtgaatactagatggataggtaccgtaagggaacggcgagagaaattggattagatgttgaagagggcatatcatatgaaacagtattacttgaaacgtcacttccttgtggctaacgtcccctatgggaacggcttgggtgtgttttgagaatgacactaccaagacagacaaaaggaaggaggtttcaagcgccctaatactgtttggcgatcaagcaggttctatcgatcgatggcttatattattggggaatcattacacaatcatGGATGGCTGTCTTGggagtgtcattctcaaaacacacccaagccgttcccataggggacgttagccacaaggaagtgacgtttcaagctaagagagaggagacagctcactgacaactggcttgttttcttggcttctttgatttcttcttctcatgtttgggttgtgcacaatggttcagAGAGCACAAGCTAGGTCAAAACTATTTTCACATCCCATTTGttaacaaaattcataaatattaatAGCAATTTGAGTCCAATTGACAATGATTGAATAATCATCGATTTTGTATGCGAGAGCACAGGAAAACAACTGAATTTTCAATCTCATCCAGCTTtagtttggccaaattttgacggtttttcacgctctgcccttcgaatgtgcgggttttccagtgacagttgatgacaggtttcctttgacttttgggagctcgcaatctaagccagctgtctcctctctctcaggtttcaagtaatactgtttcatatggtatgccctcttcaacatctaatccaatttctctcgccgttcccttacggtacctatccatctagtattcattgctttcttctccatgctccctcttacttcgagcaaaatagaccgatatgccgataaataaattcaaaatttatacatATCTTTATGTACATGGGGTATGCTAGGTACAATGGATATTTAGCATAAAACATCTCCATACAAAAAAGTTGCTCAAAGGTCGTTCAAAAACCATAAGGCGTCCGTTCTGCGGAATGTCCAACCCTAATTTgaagtttggaaaaaaatctataaattgactagatacagtcaactttcctttactcgatatttcgtatcacGATATTGAGTTAAAGAGCCATaataaaaattggttttcttgACTTCCTCGATGGTGAAATGAAtcacatttgcactggttttgtttttttgtaaCTCGATTCCTTTCTTACTCGATGGATCCtccgatatcgagttatggagagttaacTTTACTTGAAAAGTTTACATGCACACGTGGAGGGGGATGATTTAATGTTCCTACTTGTCCACGGGGAGGGGGGTTCAGAATCGTAGTTTTTATTTCCTCTTGGTATATGGCCGGCCCTTGTAtcttgttttcaaaatgttttataTTAGGTGTGTATCACCACCCTACTTACAATCTAATACCACCGTCTTCTTCATCAACTACCACCGACTTCAGGTAACCGATGTAAGCCACATCGGCACAAATCCAGCGCATAAATATATCAGCTTTTATCTGTTTTTCTATGTCATTAACACGCTTTATCAGTGTGCCAAGAGCGGCAGCGTGATGCGCGTTTCTGCGCTTGAAACCACAACACTCGCCTAGCTAGCTAATACTGCAAACAAGCTCATTAGGGCGCGCAGTAGTCGTGGGCGAGTGCTCGTGGCTTCTGAACCGCGAAGCGTGGACCAAACACGAAAAGCCACCATCAACATTCAACGAACATAAAAACCAGGTATAATCCTAGAggagggctggtagcgactgagtgtcttgAAAATTAGGAACATTAGTGACTTGATTGCATAAGCCAATAAAGTTATAGTGTTTTTCCGAAATTcctgaattttctccaggaatttcatcagaaattaattcaagtatttttacaaaaattcttttgaatatctTTAAAGGTTTCTTCACAGGTATTCCCAcatgaattttgttttagataCTTTTATTCATTCAACctacaattttttcaaagataatCATAGAAATAGgctcagagattccttcaagaattttctccagattttTCCCGAGCTTTTCTAAGAGTTCATACAATAATTGTTTCGTCTTTCTCTCAAAGCCTTCCTTCAAGATGATTGTTTAGAGTATCATCAAGACTTCTACCAgtattttctccaaatatttcttgGCATTTGCATAAtaattgttcaacatttcacccagaaatttctctaacaataccttcaggaataactccagagatttatcctaacattccttaagaaattcttttttaaatttcgcAAGGAAGTCTGCAAAGATTTTTTCCTGGCATTCTTCCAAGGATGTggaaaatgccagtttttttttctgaaattatgtaaaaaaattttgaaggagTTAAAGGAGTGAAAGTAAAATCTGATACAACTTGTTCAAGTGctgaagtaatccttgaagaacttCAACAATGATccggaaagaatttctggattctttagaaataataaaattttacgcCAAGGAGCTGAATAAGGAAAGGTGACTTTAAGAAaccattttgataaaaatagatAGATTTTAGAGACCTTCCGACCAAGCCTCCAAAAAGAGACCAGCTACCAACCCTGCGGAGGTAGACGACGCGTTGCAGACCTTCTTCGCCCTCGAAATCAGCTGTGCAGCGTTAGATAGTGATCGGTAGTCTTCCAGTTCGGGTGTCGGTAGCatttgcgttgcgttgcgtgtGTAACCTTTGGAACCGACCTTTCCAGCCAAAGTGCAGCGTGTTGGTGAGAAAGTGAGTCACGATCCGAAAAACAAAGTGCCCGCTAGATCGTtattataattaaaaataaaaaagttcatCAAACTCAGTAAGAAAGATTGATTCATGAAGTTATTCggtgtcaattaaaaaaaaatcgtaaggaGAAACCTCAAGTAATCTTAGTTTGAAGTTTTTtactaagaaatttcaaaatgatccaTGTTAAAATTACTCTCTttatacctgcaaccatgtacttcattttggtaaaattcatcgccatctgttcattgatttcaaggtcgcGTACGACAGAGTGACAAAAATATATCTGTGAATTAGGTTTTTTTCTTAACAGCTCGCATgttaaataaacagaaataaCAGGATTagtttgaatttaattttcttAGTTTTGTCAAGATTTCTCAAGATTCCTTCAGAGGTACTTAGTTCTGATTGACAGTATTTTTTAGTAATAACAGTCTAGTGGGTCACCGTGACAAATTTAATCACCACGCCTCCTATCAAACCGAAACTGAAGTTCGATTACGCCTCATTTACGCTGCGACTTATTTTCGTTTCTTTTTCTATACTTTCAGTTTTTGGTTGAATCGATATTTTCGAAACAGTTCGTCACGGAATTGTGCCAGCTATGTGCATTTTATTCATCTACGTGAACAACAACGGGGAACCGATTCCGGGCCAGTACCGGCTGGTGCTCGCTTCCAATCGGGATGAGTACTACACGAGGCCGGCCAAGGAAGCAGCTCCCTGGGACGAGAGCCCGTTCGTGATTGGCGGACGTGACATGGAACCGGGGCGAGAGGGCGGAACCTGGCTGGCCATTGGAGGACGGGATGGCATTGTGAAAATAGGCGCACTGCTCAATGTGACCGGTGAGAGTAAGGCGAACATAACTTCGGGACGGGGTCCAATAGTGGCCAACTACCTGGTGGGGCCACTGTCCAACGAAGAGTATTCCAAACAGTTGCTGGCCATTGATAATTATGGCCCATTTAACTTGGTGTCGGTTCAAATGGATACCAACGGTGGCAGCATTGGTGGAGGTGTGTCAGTTCTGCATACCAGCAATAGTCCCTGCAAGATAGACCATTGCGAACTGGATGGGCCACTAGGTTTTGGAAACAGTCCCCTGGAGGTGCCGCTGGAGAAGGTGAAACACGGGCGGAAGCAGTTCGGTGACATCGTTGACAAACGACTGGAGGTGCAATCGAAAGAGGCGCTCGTCGACGAATTGATGGGGCTGCTCAAAAGCGATGAGATGTGAGTATTTAGCTGTAGAATCGATTATTGTGATGTAGGTCAACTGTACGTTTACAATGGGCATTTGTAATGGAGGCGCATGGTCTTCCAAATGGCATACGCAGATAGGGTAACCGGCCATGTTGcgttcatgaatattttttatacacgcaaaaaaaaatgcggtaaaacttcaattttagggggttaacttaagcgctcgcaccggcaattttcagcagaccagaaatgcgcttgattttaccatgccTGTAGTaggcagtagcgtagctagaggggtgcggtccgcaccgggccccggatTCTTAGGGGCCCCGAGATCATggtgaaaatatttcatagcattagaaattgaatatttcacaaattaaaatttagcGGGGTAAGGAAAATCAGGTTTGGAGGGGCCCTGAGTTGGTAATATGTAGGGGCCCTTAAATAATCTAGTATAGTGATAAAGGCAgcgcacagtggttccatttgttctatgaagcggtcataaatcattttactcaatatccgagggcaaatattatcagaaatTGAAGTATAAggagtgaaaatttcattattttgtataTTTATTCCAGTTATCTACAAGTATACTGGTATGTGATGAATGCTATGAATATTTTTACCATTGCCTTTATTGATAAAAACTAACAACTTTGAAGGTACGCTGctaacttatttgcaaatatttgcagctagaaccttcacaggatcatttttctactcaaacatgatcatttggtggcagaagtttgattaaatgtgattaagaaCATATTCGAAATCGTACTTCAAATAAAGTAATGTAGTTACGAAGAGAATATATTTCTATCCTTATTACTCACATCAATACTGAATCCTAGATGTCAAATAACACTCTAAAATGTATCTGAAGTGATAGATATACATATGTactagggtgccaatggaatgtatgggaaaaattttgccatcgaatttcaaaaaaggtagggctcaaaagttttgtctccttgaaaaaagtccccatgcaaaatttgagctcaatcggacttcattaagtggacccccaaagcggtcaaagtttggcttttttgacccatgaaaaatatccaaagggggggtacatgaaatttccgaaatcgaaattttttttttgatgccagatgtcttagaaatgcatgaaacgtcgagatctggtgttattgggaaaaatttttttttgaaaaaatcgaccttttgggacttagtaaatttttgagttgggggagagaattgaatttgaaatgaacgatttgaattcaattgctgagaaattcaaggcaatagtattgaaacatatcctatatgattgttggccactgaaagcatatgatatgtgatatttcattagggtggttcatttactttccattacggtgggcctttctgtcgaaaaatcataatttgaatgggatattaaaaacaatagtattttatcacctctttcatcatcgtaggccatttccttcattagattcgtgatatttcattgggaaggctcacttatattcaattacggtgattctttaaaaaaaattgagtatttgaatggaatagtaaatacaagagtaattaaacatctcctatgtcatcgtaggccactgttaatgtatagtatgtgatatttcattggggctattgtcctcagtgcataagggtgatcatttaatttgtaaaatattctcaatagatctaacaaatcaactttgtttgtatagttttgaatcatgattcttcattggcatgcaactcttcgttaagctattttcattaagggtttcttttgaatagttaaaataaaacgttccaatcatcagtgaattcagtgaagcacaactctaactgccataatcaaaatacagataaaaaaggaatgaaataatttttgacgtatacaaattatgacaatagcttgatgggcgacgatgaagggcaacaaaagtgtttagtttatattttcaaaagagattctcagccttgggctccttcattcccgaaacaaaagtacgttgccttctgcttgctatagtacacgcgattcggttgtgacaacgtaggtaattcaagttttgacaatcagttctcgtttattcttcaaagatgtaacaaagttccttcaagaaa
It contains:
- the LOC5575629 gene encoding transport and Golgi organization protein 2, which codes for MCILFIYVNNNGEPIPGQYRLVLASNRDEYYTRPAKEAAPWDESPFVIGGRDMEPGREGGTWLAIGGRDGIVKIGALLNVTGESKANITSGRGPIVANYLVGPLSNEEYSKQLLAIDNYGPFNLVSVQMDTNGGSIGGGVSVLHTSNSPCKIDHCELDGPLGFGNSPLEVPLEKVKHGRKQFGDIVDKRLEVQSKEALVDELMGLLKSDEIHFPDKELSRRVPQFTEKLASINVRFPESGYGSRTRTVILIDHENHMDFIEDTMVTADPDGEWKRTHIERQF